The DNA segment TTTTTTACAGTGCCAAGAGATTAAGCTTGACCCAAGCATATGGCAAGTTTTACTTGAGCTTTTCCTGTCTATTTCTCAACCTGCAAAATCTCAATAAAAAAAgccagttaaatttaaggatacAATTACATGGATACCATAGGCCAACTTCTTCGATTACTTGTAAGTATTTCATAATCTTGTTAGCAACATTAAAATATGATTTCTTGGGAGAAGATTGAAACCTGACACACATACACACAACAAACATGATATAAGGTCTACTAGCTATTAGATACAATAAATAACCTATTaaacctctgtatttggtttgatcaACAGGTTTTCCAATAGGGTCTTGATCAAGGTGACAACTTGTAAAAATGGGTGTGATGATTGCCATGAACTGATCCATCTCAAACTTTCTCAGCAGATCTTTGCAATATTTAGCTTCATTTATAAAGATCCCATCTTTTAGTTGTTTGACTTGTAGACCAAGGGAATAATTCAGCTCCCCCATCATAGACATCTCAAattcactcttcataacctctACAAATGCTTCACATAAACCTTCATTTGTAGAACCGAAaatgatatcatccacatatacttgtacaCGTATAATGTATTCACCCTTTTTCTTAATGAACATGTCTTGTCGAATGTACCACGACTATAGCCTTGAGACAGTAGAAAATTAGTCAATCTTTCATATCATTGCCTTGGAGCTTTTTTGAGTCCATAGATAGCCTTTTTGAGCTTGAATACATGATCAGGAAATTTGTAATCCTCATATCCTGGGGAAGTCTGACAGCTTTAAGCCttgccactggtgcatatgtttcATCATAATCGATTCCCTCTTCCTGGTTGTAACCCTTGGCTACCagccttgctttgtttcttgtaataattccatgttcatccatcttgt comes from the Phaseolus vulgaris cultivar G19833 chromosome 8, P. vulgaris v2.0, whole genome shotgun sequence genome and includes:
- the LOC137825257 gene encoding uncharacterized mitochondrial protein AtMg00820-like, whose translation is MTFASQVEPKNLNEALQDNNWILVMQEKLNKFTTNEVWSLVPRTSEMNVVQTKWVYRNKMDEHGIITRNKARLVAKGYNQEEGIDYDETYAPVARLKAVRLPQDMRITNFLIMYSSSKRLSMDSKKLQGNDMKD